From a single Stackebrandtia endophytica genomic region:
- a CDS encoding SAM-dependent methyltransferase → MTDFLPSSKRPGIPGIDTSTPSVARAYDYALGGKDNYEVDRELLRQLNQAVPEVNVIAVSNRNFLIRAIRFLALQGGIDQYLDCGSGLPTAENTHQVAQRLNSGASVVYVDNDPAVVAHGRALLEENPHTHFLDANIFEPADVLESEPVKEHLDFTRPLALLQVATMHHHSADMGRDPIDVMRTYIDALPSGSFVAFSHFFDPENEHSAVAHRVQSILNNSISRGYFRTRTEIMKMLEGLELMEPGLVTTDDWWPDGPHLTPLSSAAQCIVAAVGRKP, encoded by the coding sequence ATGACGGACTTCTTGCCATCCTCGAAACGTCCCGGTATCCCGGGGATCGACACCAGCACCCCCAGTGTCGCGCGGGCCTACGATTACGCCCTGGGTGGGAAAGACAACTACGAGGTCGACCGGGAACTGTTGCGCCAGTTGAACCAGGCCGTCCCCGAGGTCAACGTCATCGCCGTCTCCAACCGGAACTTCCTCATCCGTGCGATTCGGTTCCTGGCGTTGCAGGGCGGCATCGATCAGTACCTCGACTGTGGATCGGGGTTGCCCACCGCGGAGAACACCCACCAGGTGGCGCAGCGCCTCAACTCGGGCGCCAGTGTCGTATACGTCGACAACGACCCCGCCGTGGTGGCCCACGGGCGTGCCCTGCTCGAGGAGAACCCGCACACCCACTTCCTCGACGCCAACATCTTCGAACCCGCCGATGTGCTGGAGAGCGAGCCGGTCAAGGAACATCTGGACTTCACCCGGCCCCTGGCGCTGCTGCAGGTAGCCACAATGCACCACCACAGTGCCGACATGGGCCGTGATCCCATTGACGTGATGCGGACCTACATCGATGCACTCCCATCGGGTTCGTTCGTCGCGTTCAGTCACTTCTTCGACCCCGAGAACGAGCACAGTGCCGTCGCGCACCGCGTGCAGAGCATCCTCAACAACAGCATCAGCCGCGGCTACTTCCGCACCCGTACCGAGATCATGAAGATGCTCGAGGGACTGGAACTGATGGAACCCGGTCTGGTCACCACCGACGACTGGTGGCCCGACGGTCCGCACTTGACGCCGCTGTCCTCGGCGGCGCAGTGCATCGTGGCCGCCGTCGGCCGCAAGCCGTAG
- a CDS encoding SDR family NAD(P)-dependent oxidoreductase has translation MNNSNHPGSGRADSNQHVVVISGGTDGMGRAVALGRLDRGDRVVVIGSNADKGRHLLAAAAERDADDRIEFIQADLSRIADVRGVIERIRSRYEVVDALCLFANRQVPRRIVTDDGVEKTFALYYLSRYLLSHELAPLLRRSDSPVIVNVAGVGVTKGEIYWDDVTLAGRYNTIRAQLQAGRANDLLGVAFAAQSDNPIRYVLYHPGFTKSGDLGPLPAPVRGLLRVASLIAARPVEEAVAPVHGFIDGPPGAPLTAIDRGRSLPLTLSSLDPDNAARLAELTAKLLAGRQSEG, from the coding sequence GTGAACAACAGTAACCATCCAGGAAGCGGCAGGGCCGACTCGAATCAACACGTCGTGGTGATCAGCGGCGGGACCGATGGCATGGGGCGGGCGGTCGCGTTGGGGCGGCTCGACCGGGGTGATCGGGTCGTCGTCATCGGCAGCAATGCCGACAAGGGACGACACCTGCTCGCCGCCGCCGCCGAACGTGATGCCGATGACCGAATCGAATTCATACAGGCCGATCTGTCGCGCATCGCCGACGTCCGCGGTGTCATCGAACGCATCCGCTCCCGATACGAGGTCGTCGACGCCCTGTGCCTGTTCGCGAATCGCCAGGTGCCACGTCGAATCGTCACCGATGACGGTGTGGAGAAGACCTTCGCCCTTTATTACCTGAGTCGTTACCTGCTCAGCCACGAACTCGCGCCGTTGCTTCGGCGTAGTGACAGCCCGGTCATCGTCAACGTCGCGGGCGTGGGGGTCACCAAGGGCGAGATCTACTGGGACGACGTGACCCTGGCGGGGCGATACAACACAATCAGGGCCCAACTGCAGGCCGGTCGCGCCAATGACCTGCTCGGGGTCGCCTTCGCCGCTCAGTCCGACAATCCGATTCGATACGTGCTCTACCATCCCGGGTTCACCAAGAGCGGCGATCTCGGCCCCCTGCCGGCGCCGGTGCGGGGATTGCTTCGGGTGGCCTCGTTGATCGCGGCGCGACCGGTCGAGGAGGCGGTGGCGCCCGTTCATGGATTCATCGACGGGCCGCCCGGGGCTCCACTGACGGCGATCGATCGAGGTAGGTCGTTGCCGTTGACACTGTCTTCACTGGATCCTGACAACGCTGCGCGGTTGGCCGAGTTGACGGCGAAACTGTTGGCTGGACGGCAGTCGGAGGGTTGA
- a CDS encoding winged helix-turn-helix transcriptional regulator: MSGTHSNVPSMVSAPLPSPVPVDEYEQCPVTDVLRRVGNKWSILVIVLLGRRPHRFNELHRGIETISQRMLTRTLRALETDGLVHREVYPTVPPSVEYRLTALGRSLLEPLSALADWAVAHRDDIAAARRSAARSAP, from the coding sequence ATGTCAGGTACGCACTCGAATGTGCCTTCCATGGTCAGCGCGCCGCTGCCCTCCCCGGTACCGGTGGACGAATACGAACAGTGTCCGGTCACCGACGTGCTGCGCCGGGTGGGCAACAAATGGTCGATTCTGGTGATCGTGTTGCTGGGTAGGCGTCCGCACCGATTCAACGAACTCCATCGTGGAATCGAGACGATCAGCCAACGAATGCTGACCCGAACGTTGCGTGCCTTGGAGACCGACGGTCTGGTGCATCGGGAGGTCTACCCGACCGTGCCGCCCAGTGTGGAGTATCGACTCACCGCGTTGGGCCGGTCCCTGCTGGAACCGTTGTCGGCACTGGCCGACTGGGCCGTCGCCCACCGCGACGATATCGCCGCGGCACGTCGCTCGGCGGCCCGGTCAGCTCCATAG
- a CDS encoding GNAT family N-acetyltransferase, producing MRIRTADDADWPQIYPFYSVVMAEEKTYPFPPDQTPDEAKPWWMESPPGRTVVAVDGDTVVGSAKMGPNRPGRGAHIATASFLVDPAHRGRGIGRALGDHVIEWCRSQGFHGIQFNAVVSVNHPAVHLWQALGFEIVGTVPDAFDHPDHGLVGLHVMYRSLQPPVW from the coding sequence ATGAGAATTCGTACGGCAGACGACGCCGATTGGCCGCAGATATATCCGTTCTACTCGGTGGTCATGGCCGAGGAGAAGACCTACCCGTTTCCTCCCGACCAGACCCCCGACGAGGCTAAGCCGTGGTGGATGGAGTCGCCACCGGGTCGCACCGTGGTGGCGGTGGACGGTGACACCGTGGTCGGTTCGGCCAAGATGGGTCCGAACCGACCCGGGCGGGGAGCCCACATCGCCACCGCGTCGTTCCTGGTCGACCCGGCACACCGCGGCCGCGGGATCGGACGAGCCCTCGGTGACCACGTCATCGAATGGTGCCGATCGCAGGGTTTTCACGGCATCCAGTTCAACGCGGTGGTCTCGGTCAACCATCCGGCGGTCCATCTGTGGCAGGCGTTGGGGTTCGAGATCGTGGGCACCGTGCCCGACGCGTTCGACCATCCCGACCACGGCCTGGTCGGTCTGCACGTGATGTACCGCAGCCTGCAGCCACCCGTCTGGTAA
- a CDS encoding DUF4291 domain-containing protein, with amino-acid sequence MTVPQRQIRATFDADHVTVYQAFDPHITEPAVAANRFVPPFKMERMTWIKPSFLWMMYRCGWATKAGQARVLAIEISRDGFEWALRHSALSHPDPGEDITVWRQRLRESPVRVQWDPERDPHHNPLPHRSIQIGLSGPAVGHYVSEWIHRITDITDRVRDIHGTLRTGSPVSHLLPSERPYPLPDDLRWKIRASEA; translated from the coding sequence ATGACAGTTCCACAACGACAGATACGAGCAACCTTCGACGCGGACCACGTCACCGTGTACCAGGCGTTCGATCCGCATATCACCGAGCCGGCCGTCGCCGCCAATCGATTCGTCCCACCGTTCAAAATGGAGCGAATGACCTGGATCAAACCGTCGTTTCTCTGGATGATGTATCGATGTGGGTGGGCGACCAAAGCCGGTCAGGCTCGGGTGTTGGCGATCGAGATCTCCCGCGACGGTTTCGAATGGGCGCTACGCCATTCCGCATTGAGCCACCCCGACCCCGGCGAGGACATCACCGTCTGGCGGCAGCGGCTGCGCGAATCGCCGGTGCGTGTTCAATGGGATCCCGAGCGCGACCCGCACCACAACCCGCTGCCCCACCGGTCGATCCAGATAGGTCTGTCCGGACCGGCGGTTGGTCACTATGTGTCCGAATGGATCCACCGCATCACCGACATCACCGACCGGGTTCGCGACATCCACGGCACCCTGCGAACCGGTAGTCCGGTGAGCCACCTGCTGCCCAGCGAGCGACCGTATCCGCTTCCCGACGACCTGCGCTGGAAGATTCGCGCCTCCGAGGCCTGA
- a CDS encoding TetR/AcrR family transcriptional regulator — MPRKVDHEWRRAEITDAVVRLAGRSGLSGVTFREVAAEAGISVALVQRYFETKRNLILRTAEAVSIGMTDRFVGRLAKLGPDGPILDRLRELALSFLPTDEESRRALIFYHQVGAVGLTDPTMRGVEAHGRADRLVDLVADMLRQGQELAEVDDTVDAIVEARILLALMVGLSLSVLLENQDLDQVTTAIDSQLARLRRIPLPGKTNRMIQREVSSRSTRSIESGMSVWDRSSRHRPR; from the coding sequence GTGCCGAGGAAGGTGGACCACGAGTGGCGGCGCGCCGAGATCACCGACGCGGTGGTGAGGTTGGCGGGCCGCAGCGGTCTGTCCGGGGTTACGTTTCGGGAGGTCGCCGCCGAGGCCGGGATCTCGGTCGCGCTGGTGCAGCGTTACTTCGAGACCAAACGGAATCTGATCTTGCGTACCGCCGAGGCGGTCTCGATCGGCATGACCGACCGGTTCGTCGGTCGGCTGGCGAAGCTCGGTCCCGACGGTCCGATCCTGGATCGATTGCGGGAGTTGGCGCTGTCGTTCCTGCCCACCGACGAGGAGAGTCGCCGGGCGTTGATCTTCTATCACCAGGTGGGGGCGGTGGGCCTCACCGATCCCACGATGCGTGGCGTCGAGGCGCATGGCCGCGCCGATCGGCTGGTCGACCTGGTCGCGGACATGCTCCGGCAGGGGCAAGAACTCGCCGAAGTGGATGACACTGTCGACGCCATTGTGGAGGCTCGCATTCTGCTGGCGCTGATGGTCGGGCTCTCACTGTCGGTACTGCTGGAGAACCAGGACCTCGATCAGGTGACCACCGCCATCGACTCCCAGTTGGCCAGACTTCGCCGAATACCGTTACCGGGCAAGACGAACCGGATGATTCAGCGGGAGGTCTCCTCCAGGTCCACGAGATCGATCGAATCCGGGATGTCGGTTTGGGATCGGTCTAGCCGCCATCGGCCCCGGTGA
- a CDS encoding alpha/beta fold hydrolase, producing MKAQVSEFRTPTDEQRFRETYTELVERHWPAVPRTELDVPTDFGTTRVRRSGDRPGTPIVMLHPTMGGSIGLYPFIEPLTRHRVVYTPDTMGTPGHNDQTKPIVGPRDLAAWLDQTLDALGLDRVHLAGYSKGGYVACLAAALSTRPDRVATLTLLEPGGAIGDIRKSTMAGLAVSGIRLMFTRDKREGMKRIGRWLNGGSHELSDDILDYARLGATRFRHRNPWPRKLPDHQLQRIAAPTHLLLGGRSRLYDPRALADRAERLLPDLTTHIVAQGGHGFGYDAPEETMTRVLTFIADRESRPTRS from the coding sequence ATGAAAGCCCAGGTGAGCGAGTTCCGCACCCCGACCGATGAACAACGATTCCGCGAGACCTACACAGAACTGGTCGAACGCCACTGGCCCGCTGTCCCCCGCACCGAACTGGACGTCCCGACCGACTTCGGCACCACCCGGGTGCGCCGCAGCGGCGACAGACCCGGCACCCCGATCGTCATGCTTCACCCCACGATGGGCGGCTCGATCGGGCTCTACCCGTTCATCGAACCGTTGACCCGCCACCGCGTCGTCTACACCCCAGACACGATGGGAACACCCGGGCACAACGACCAAACCAAGCCGATCGTCGGGCCGCGGGACCTGGCCGCTTGGCTCGACCAGACCCTCGATGCTCTCGGTCTCGATCGCGTCCACCTCGCGGGCTACTCCAAAGGAGGGTATGTGGCGTGTCTCGCCGCCGCTCTGTCCACCCGACCGGATCGGGTGGCCACTCTCACCCTCCTCGAACCCGGTGGCGCGATCGGTGACATACGCAAGTCGACCATGGCTGGTCTGGCCGTCAGCGGGATTCGACTCATGTTCACCAGGGACAAACGGGAAGGCATGAAACGAATCGGTCGCTGGTTGAACGGCGGCTCCCACGAACTGTCCGACGACATCCTCGACTACGCCCGGTTGGGCGCGACCCGATTCCGGCACCGCAACCCCTGGCCCCGCAAACTGCCCGACCATCAACTTCAACGGATCGCCGCCCCCACCCACCTGCTCCTGGGCGGCCGCTCGCGCCTCTACGACCCACGGGCTCTGGCCGATCGAGCCGAACGCCTGCTACCCGACCTCACCACCCACATCGTCGCGCAAGGCGGCCACGGTTTCGGCTACGACGCTCCAGAGGAGACCATGACCCGGGTACTCACCTTCATCGCCGACCGCGAATCCCGGCCAACCCGATCCTAA
- a CDS encoding peroxiredoxin produces the protein MPIEVGQTAPAFTLKDQNNQEVSLSDFHGEKNVLLVFYPLAFTGVCEGELCGVRDNLSSYQSDQVQVLTVSVDSPFTHKVWAEREGFEFPLLSDFWPHGAVATAYGVFDDAKGISNRGTFVIDKSGKVTFAEMNLPGEPRDQSAWQKALGELTG, from the coding sequence ATGCCGATCGAAGTGGGGCAGACCGCGCCCGCGTTCACCCTCAAGGACCAGAACAACCAGGAGGTCAGCCTCAGCGACTTCCATGGCGAGAAGAACGTTCTGCTGGTGTTCTACCCGTTGGCGTTCACCGGAGTCTGCGAAGGCGAACTGTGCGGTGTCCGGGACAACCTGTCGAGCTACCAGAGCGATCAGGTGCAGGTCCTGACCGTCAGCGTCGACTCGCCGTTCACCCACAAGGTGTGGGCCGAGCGGGAGGGCTTTGAGTTCCCACTGCTGAGCGACTTCTGGCCGCACGGCGCGGTGGCCACCGCCTACGGCGTCTTCGACGACGCCAAGGGCATCTCCAATCGGGGAACCTTCGTCATCGACAAGTCCGGCAAGGTCACCTTTGCCGAGATGAACCTGCCCGGCGAGCCGCGTGACCAGTCCGCGTGGCAGAAGGCGCTGGGGGAGCTGACCGGCTGA
- a CDS encoding DUF3052 domain-containing protein, with translation MNATAGSADGVQTIIDRLGITTGDIVMEIGFDSDIDASLREAVVSCVGELHDEGTDEVVDTVLLWWRDDDGDLVDVLMDARTPMADDGVVWLLTPKPGRDGHIESADIAEAAPTAGLQGTSSLNAGTDWVATRLVAPRGR, from the coding sequence GTGAATGCCACGGCTGGGTCGGCCGACGGCGTACAGACCATCATTGACCGGTTGGGAATCACGACCGGGGACATAGTGATGGAAATCGGATTCGACAGCGACATCGACGCCTCACTGCGTGAAGCGGTGGTCTCCTGCGTCGGTGAACTGCACGACGAGGGAACCGACGAGGTCGTCGACACCGTGTTGTTGTGGTGGCGCGATGACGACGGTGATCTGGTGGACGTGCTGATGGACGCGCGAACCCCGATGGCCGACGACGGTGTGGTGTGGCTGTTGACCCCCAAACCCGGACGGGACGGCCACATCGAATCGGCGGACATCGCCGAAGCCGCGCCGACCGCCGGCCTTCAGGGCACGTCTAGTCTCAACGCAGGGACCGACTGGGTCGCCACCAGACTGGTCGCGCCACGCGGCCGGTAG
- the aceE gene encoding pyruvate dehydrogenase (acetyl-transferring), homodimeric type, translating into MAKQYASNQRRSAEEHPVATERKRPVISDGLPSQLPDIDPAETNEWLESLDGLLDERGRQRARYVMLRLLERAREHQVGVPALTSTDYINTIAPQDEPWFPGDEHVERRIRAYIRWNAAIMVHRAQRPGIGVGGHISTYASAASLYEVGFNHFFRGKSAPGGGDQVFIQGHGSPGIYARAFLEGRLTEHQMDGFRQELSHPGGGLPSYPHPRLMPDFWEFPTVSMGLGPLNAIYQAQFNRYLAHRGIKDTSDQRVWAFLGDGEMDEPESLGAIHLAAREELDNLTFVVNCNLQRLDGPVRGNGKVIQELESFFRGAGWNVIKVIWGREWDPLLAADTDGALVNIMNSTPDGDYQTFKAEDGAFVRDHFFGRDPRTKKMVEPMSDEAIWGLKRGGHDYRKLFAAYKAATEHTGQPTVILAKTIKGWTLGSHFEGRNATHQMKKLTLDDLKSFRDRLYLDIPDSTLEENPYLPPYFHPGEKSDEIEYMMERRNALGGPVPQRRTKTKALELPPAKTYDVVKRGSGKQKVATTMAFVRLLKDLMKDKNIGARWVPIIPDEARTFGMDAMFPTAKIYSPHGQNYLSVDRDLFLSYKEAEKGQILHLGINEAGSTSAFTAAGTSYATHDEPMIPMYIFYSMFGFQRTGDSLWAAADQMTRGFLLGATAGRTTLNGEGLQHEDGHSHLLAATNPAVVSYDPAFGFEIAHIVEDGLRRMYGENPEDIFYYLTVYNEPITQPEEPENLDAAALLKGMYRYSAAPSNANLPRVQLLASGTGMQWALKARDLLASDWGVSADVWSVTSWTELRRDAIECEEYNLLNPGVHQKTPFITEQLRKATGPVIAVSDFMRAVPDLISRWVPGEFTSLGTDGFGQSDTRGALRRHFHVDGESVTVAALRGLARRGDLPPEAAVEAAQKYAIGDVSAAEAGEAGGES; encoded by the coding sequence GTGGCGAAACAGTACGCCTCGAATCAGCGTCGATCAGCGGAGGAACATCCCGTGGCAACGGAACGCAAACGTCCGGTCATCAGCGACGGCCTGCCCAGTCAGCTGCCGGACATCGATCCCGCCGAGACCAACGAATGGCTCGAATCGCTGGACGGGCTGCTCGATGAGCGTGGTCGGCAACGAGCTCGGTACGTGATGCTTCGGCTGCTCGAGCGCGCTCGGGAGCATCAGGTCGGTGTCCCCGCCCTGACCAGCACCGACTACATCAACACGATCGCCCCCCAGGACGAACCCTGGTTCCCCGGCGACGAGCACGTCGAGCGGCGCATCCGCGCCTACATTCGTTGGAACGCGGCGATCATGGTGCACCGGGCGCAGCGGCCCGGGATCGGCGTCGGTGGTCACATCTCCACCTACGCCTCGGCGGCCAGCCTCTACGAAGTCGGGTTCAACCACTTCTTCCGGGGCAAGAGCGCTCCCGGTGGTGGTGACCAGGTCTTCATTCAGGGTCATGGCTCCCCCGGCATCTACGCCCGGGCCTTCCTGGAGGGCCGACTCACCGAGCATCAGATGGACGGGTTCCGTCAGGAACTGTCCCACCCCGGTGGTGGGCTGCCGTCGTACCCGCACCCGCGGTTGATGCCCGACTTCTGGGAGTTCCCGACCGTTTCGATGGGCCTCGGCCCGCTGAACGCGATCTACCAGGCGCAGTTCAACCGCTACCTGGCGCACCGTGGCATCAAGGACACCTCGGATCAGCGCGTGTGGGCGTTCCTGGGTGACGGTGAGATGGACGAGCCGGAGTCGCTGGGTGCCATCCACCTGGCCGCCCGCGAGGAGCTGGACAACCTGACCTTCGTGGTCAACTGCAACCTGCAGCGGCTCGACGGCCCCGTCCGAGGCAACGGCAAGGTCATTCAGGAACTGGAGTCGTTCTTCCGCGGTGCCGGCTGGAACGTCATCAAGGTGATCTGGGGCCGCGAGTGGGACCCGCTGCTGGCCGCCGACACCGACGGCGCACTGGTCAACATCATGAACTCCACTCCGGATGGCGACTACCAGACGTTCAAGGCCGAGGACGGCGCGTTCGTCAGGGATCACTTCTTCGGTCGCGACCCGCGTACCAAGAAGATGGTGGAGCCGATGAGCGACGAGGCCATCTGGGGCCTCAAGCGCGGTGGCCACGACTACCGCAAGCTGTTCGCCGCCTACAAGGCCGCCACCGAGCACACGGGACAGCCAACGGTCATTCTGGCGAAGACCATCAAGGGATGGACGCTCGGTTCACACTTCGAGGGCCGCAACGCCACCCACCAGATGAAGAAGCTGACCCTCGACGACCTCAAGTCGTTCCGCGACCGGCTTTACCTGGACATCCCGGACTCGACCCTGGAGGAGAACCCGTACCTCCCGCCGTACTTCCACCCCGGTGAGAAGTCCGACGAAATCGAGTACATGATGGAGCGTCGCAACGCCCTGGGTGGGCCGGTGCCGCAGCGCCGCACCAAGACCAAGGCCCTGGAACTGCCGCCCGCCAAGACCTATGACGTGGTCAAGCGCGGTTCGGGCAAGCAGAAGGTCGCCACGACGATGGCCTTCGTCCGCTTGCTGAAGGACCTCATGAAGGACAAGAACATCGGTGCCCGCTGGGTGCCGATCATTCCCGACGAGGCGCGCACCTTCGGTATGGACGCGATGTTCCCGACGGCGAAGATCTACTCGCCGCACGGCCAGAACTATCTGTCGGTGGACCGCGACCTGTTCCTGTCCTACAAGGAGGCCGAGAAGGGCCAGATCCTGCACCTGGGCATCAACGAGGCCGGCTCGACCTCCGCCTTCACCGCCGCCGGTACGTCGTACGCGACACACGACGAGCCGATGATCCCGATGTACATCTTCTACTCGATGTTCGGGTTCCAGCGCACCGGTGACAGCCTGTGGGCCGCCGCCGACCAGATGACCCGCGGCTTCCTGTTGGGCGCCACCGCCGGTCGTACCACGCTCAACGGTGAGGGCCTGCAACACGAGGACGGTCACTCGCACCTGCTGGCGGCGACCAACCCGGCCGTGGTCAGCTACGACCCGGCGTTCGGTTTCGAGATCGCCCACATCGTCGAAGACGGTCTGCGGCGGATGTACGGCGAGAATCCCGAGGACATCTTCTACTACCTCACCGTCTACAACGAGCCGATCACGCAGCCCGAGGAGCCGGAGAACCTGGATGCGGCGGCGCTGCTGAAGGGCATGTACCGCTACTCGGCGGCACCGTCGAACGCGAACCTGCCTCGCGTGCAGTTGCTGGCCTCGGGCACCGGAATGCAGTGGGCGCTCAAGGCTCGTGACCTGCTGGCCTCGGACTGGGGGGTGTCGGCCGACGTGTGGTCGGTGACCTCGTGGACCGAGCTGCGGCGCGATGCGATCGAGTGCGAGGAGTACAACCTCCTCAATCCCGGCGTGCACCAGAAGACGCCGTTCATCACCGAGCAGCTGCGCAAGGCGACCGGTCCGGTCATCGCGGTCAGCGACTTCATGCGCGCCGTACCCGACCTGATCTCGCGCTGGGTACCGGGCGAGTTCACCTCGCTGGGAACCGACGGGTTCGGCCAGTCCGACACCCGTGGCGCGCTGCGCAGGCACTTCCACGTCGACGGTGAGTCGGTGACGGTGGCCGCACTGCGTGGGCTGGCCCGTCGCGGTGACCTGCCGCCGGAGGCAGCCGTCGAGGCGGCACAGAAGTACGCCATCGGTGACGTCTCGGCCGCCGAAGCCGGTGAGGCCGGCGGCGAATCCTGA
- a CDS encoding aldo/keto reductase — MEYTNLGRTALRVSRLCLGTMNFGPNTTEIDSHAIMDRALDLDLNFFDTANTYGQKRGEGVTEHIIGNWLAQDGTRRDRIVLATKVYGHMGDGPNDRGLSARHIIAACEGSLRRLRTDHIDLYQMHHIDRSAPWEEVWQAMDLLVAQGKVRYIGSSNFAGWHIAAAQEAAKSRHSLGLVSEQCVYNLMKRHVELEVLPAARSYGVGVIPWSPLAGGALSGALAKIEAGTAGRSGSEHTRTTVDLHRNQLVSWEQFCRDRGEEPANVALAWLMAQPAVTGPIIGPRTIEQLEATIGCLNIQLDEAALRELDEMFPPVGAGGPGPEAWAW, encoded by the coding sequence ATGGAATACACCAACCTGGGTCGAACCGCCCTACGGGTATCCCGCCTGTGTCTGGGCACCATGAACTTCGGTCCCAACACCACCGAGATCGACAGTCACGCGATCATGGATCGCGCGTTGGATCTCGACCTGAACTTCTTCGACACCGCCAACACCTACGGCCAAAAGCGCGGCGAGGGCGTCACCGAGCACATCATCGGCAATTGGCTCGCCCAGGACGGAACGCGGCGCGACCGTATCGTGTTGGCCACCAAGGTCTACGGCCACATGGGCGACGGCCCCAACGACCGTGGCCTGTCGGCTCGCCACATCATCGCCGCGTGTGAGGGTTCGCTGCGCCGGCTGCGAACCGACCACATCGACCTTTACCAGATGCACCACATCGACCGGTCCGCTCCGTGGGAGGAGGTCTGGCAGGCGATGGACCTGCTGGTAGCCCAGGGGAAAGTGCGCTACATCGGCTCGTCGAACTTCGCCGGCTGGCACATCGCAGCGGCCCAGGAGGCGGCCAAGTCCCGCCACAGTCTCGGTCTGGTGAGCGAACAGTGCGTGTATAACCTCATGAAACGACACGTGGAACTCGAGGTGCTCCCGGCGGCCCGGTCCTACGGGGTGGGCGTCATTCCGTGGTCTCCGTTGGCCGGTGGTGCCCTGTCGGGCGCGTTGGCCAAGATCGAGGCCGGTACCGCGGGCCGATCGGGCTCCGAACACACTCGCACCACTGTGGATTTGCACCGGAATCAACTAGTCTCGTGGGAACAGTTCTGCCGCGATCGAGGCGAAGAACCCGCAAACGTCGCCTTGGCGTGGCTAATGGCTCAACCTGCCGTCACCGGACCGATAATCGGACCACGAACCATTGAACAGCTGGAGGCGACGATCGGATGCCTGAACATCCAGCTGGACGAAGCAGCGCTGCGGGAACTCGACGAGATGTTCCCGCCGGTCGGAGCCGGTGGCCCCGGTCCCGAAGCCTGGGCATGGTAG